The stretch of DNA TAGTATAACAATATCATTGCTTTGTAACACCGGTTTGGCTGTATCCTCCGGTGAAAGCAGATTGTTTTTAAAAAATAAAGGCTTTAGATGCTAACATTGTCACTTTCAAAAGGGAGTGATTTCTGTGTAGAGGTACTAATGTGTAAAATTAAAAATTGGTGTCATTATTCAATTATATCAAGGCCGGGACAACTGGGGAAGTAATTAATGAAAAATCTGCTAAAAATCTAAGTGCTTATGTAAAACGACGTGTCGGTAATGTAGATAGTTGATTTGAATATGTCATTTTTAATAAGCGCTGTTCTTTAGGATTGTCTTTACAGCTTGCTTATATTTTGTGTAAGTTGTGGTAAAGTTAAATCTGTAAAAAGGTAATTTGAAAATTAGTATACACGCCCATGCTAAGGATAGGAAGAGTACAAGAGCTTAAACTTTTTAAAAGCCACAGTGAAATCATATAATTATTTTAGAAAGGTAGTTATTATGATGCCGTTAAATGAAGACCTGTTCCTGGATACATTTAACCAGCAATGGTGCTGGCGGGTGGTACGGATGGTGCACGTGGGAAAATGCGGTGACATGTTGGATTTTCCGGCGGTACTGGCCGGTATAGTGGCCGGCCGGGCCGGCGACGGTAATTTTTCCAAAATAACCAGGGAGAGTAAAGTGCCCTGGGGCAGTTACCTGTATATGCAGTCGGTGATCAAATCGTCCCAGGGCAAGCCTGCTTATACCCGCCTGTTTATTGACATTACAGACGATATGCTTTACGATGCACAGCCGGGTCGGGCACTGATTATAAATAATCGGGAGGTGGCGGCCTTTTTCCCGGCGAGTGAACAGATGGCAGATGATTTTTTGCGCCTCAATGGAACCGTGGACTTAATACGACAATTATGCGACCAAGTGGGCAAAGACCAATCGGCAGTTGGTATTTTGTCGTAGAAACCGGGAATTAAATACTAAGTCCCAAATAAATAGATCAAAAACATTTGCGCAAATGAAGCTTTGGGGACAAGTCTTCGGGCTTATCTCGGGGGACTTGCTTGAGAGTGCGAAATGTAAGATGTATAATGGTAAAGTGTAATCAAAATACAACGGGGGGTACTCATTAATGGCCCGGCTGTCAAACGACTACAGCTTTAATGTGCAAACAACGGCGCCCGGCCAGCGTTTTTTACCGGGTACAGCGGGGTTCAGAAGGGCCTCGCTGGCGCTTTTTATCGCTTCATTTCTTACCTTTGCCAATTTATATCTTACCCAACCCCTGCTGCCGCTGCTGGTGGACGAGTTCGGAGTTTCCCCCGCAGCATCCAGCCTGACGATATCACTGGCCATATTCTCCCTTGGCGTGGCCATGCTTTTCTGGGGAACCATATCCGATGCCGTGGGGCGCCGCCCGGTGATGTTTTGGACAATGGCCCTGGCAGCTGTGCCGGTATTGCTGGCACCTTTTATTTCATCATTTAACCAGCTATTGTTGATACGTATTGCCCAAGGATTTCTTCTGGCCGGACTGCCTTCGGTGGCAATGGCTTACTTGGGTGAAGAGTTTGACAGCCGGGCGCTGGGGTTGGCGGTGGGATTGTATATCAGTGGTAATTCCGTCGGCGGCATGGGCGGTCGTGTGATTAGCGGTATCATGGCCGAGTCCTACTCCTGGAGGGTTTCTTTTATGGTGATGGGCATTATAGGTGTGGTGGGAGTGATACTGTTTTACTATTTATTGCCCCCGTCCACTCACTTTAAACCCCGCTCCGCGGGTCTGCGCACCGCGGTAGTGGCCATGTGGTCACATATAAAAAATGTCACCTTGCTAAAAGGGTACGGAATTGCCTTTTTTAGCATGTTTTGCTTTGTAGGTATTTTTAACTATATAACCTTTCGCCTGAGCGCGGCCCCTTATAATCTTTCGCCCGCCGCTGTGGGCTGGCTGTTTATGACGTACCTTGCAGGCACGGTAAGTTCCACTTTATCGGGTCGTTTTATTGATGTGGCGGGCAGCCGGCTGGCCGTGGTTCTGGGGGCACTGATTGCGCTGTGCGGGGTGGTGGTGCTGCTTTTACCCTCACTGTGGATAATCGTCATTGGTCTTTTAACCTTTTGTTTTGGTTTCTTTGCCGTTCATGCTGCGGCCAGCGCCTGGGTAAATAAACAAGCCAGGCAGTCTAAGGCCAGCGCAATGGGTCTGTATCTGGTGTGCTATTACGTAGGGGGCAGCTTTGGCAGCACCGGGCTGGGCTTTTTGTGGCACTACTGGAGCTGGCCGGGTGTTACTGCCGGCCTTGTGATTGCGCTGGTGATAGTGCTTCTGCTGGGTCTGTCTCTACAGGCAGCTCGTGAGCAGGTGAGTAAGATTTATTCCCGAATATAATTTTGATAATCATTTACCACTATATATTGTGAGGTGATATTATGCTTAATCAATCGTCAAAAACCGACCGGCAACTGCCACAGGGTAGGCATACTGAGTTTGCCGGGGATGCCAAGTTTCGATTTTTGTGCCATGAAAAATTGGCATGCTTTAACCGGTGCTGCCGGGATATCAATATATTTCTTTCGCCCTATGATGTTCTGCGTATGAGCAGAAAGCTGGGGTTGAGTACCGGAGAATTTTTGCAGCGTTATACCACCAGACTTCAGCCCGGTCGGCTTAGGTTCCCCTTGGTGATTATCAAAATGCGGGAAGACGCCGACTTGGTATGTCCCTTTGTCACAGAACGGGGCTGCTCGGTTTACGATGAAAGGCCCTGGTCCTGTCGTATGGCTCCGGTAGAAATACGAGGTGAAAACAAGTACGGGTTTGCCTTTGATAGTGACCACTGCCATGGCTTGCTGGAGGACAGGGAGTGGACAGTGGATGAGTGGATGCAAAACCAGGGTAATGATAATTACGGTGAACTGGAGCAGGAATTTGATAAAATCCCCCAGAACCTAAGTTTTACCGGGATGCCTGCCCTGGATGAACATATACGGGAAATGTTTTACATGACCTGCTATGATCTGGATATGTTCCGCCGTTATGTATTTGAAAGTAGTTTTCTAAGCACCTTCGGGGTGGACGGGAAGACGG from Desulfoscipio gibsoniae DSM 7213 encodes:
- a CDS encoding MFS transporter, translating into MARLSNDYSFNVQTTAPGQRFLPGTAGFRRASLALFIASFLTFANLYLTQPLLPLLVDEFGVSPAASSLTISLAIFSLGVAMLFWGTISDAVGRRPVMFWTMALAAVPVLLAPFISSFNQLLLIRIAQGFLLAGLPSVAMAYLGEEFDSRALGLAVGLYISGNSVGGMGGRVISGIMAESYSWRVSFMVMGIIGVVGVILFYYLLPPSTHFKPRSAGLRTAVVAMWSHIKNVTLLKGYGIAFFSMFCFVGIFNYITFRLSAAPYNLSPAAVGWLFMTYLAGTVSSTLSGRFIDVAGSRLAVVLGALIALCGVVVLLLPSLWIIVIGLLTFCFGFFAVHAAASAWVNKQARQSKASAMGLYLVCYYVGGSFGSTGLGFLWHYWSWPGVTAGLVIALVIVLLLGLSLQAAREQVSKIYSRI
- a CDS encoding YkgJ family cysteine cluster protein is translated as MLNQSSKTDRQLPQGRHTEFAGDAKFRFLCHEKLACFNRCCRDINIFLSPYDVLRMSRKLGLSTGEFLQRYTTRLQPGRLRFPLVIIKMREDADLVCPFVTERGCSVYDERPWSCRMAPVEIRGENKYGFAFDSDHCHGLLEDREWTVDEWMQNQGNDNYGELEQEFDKIPQNLSFTGMPALDEHIREMFYMTCYDLDMFRRYVFESSFLSTFGVDGKTAQRIKDNDLALLQFGFRWLARDFDLRKSMQIRDEVVPGVES